In the genome of Mytilus edulis chromosome 14, xbMytEdul2.2, whole genome shotgun sequence, the window aaaaaaccaggtttaacccaccattttttcttaaactgtCTTGTATTAAGTCAGAAAAATGACCATTGttgtattatagttcgtttctgtgtgtttgttgtgttgtagttctccTCTCATATttcatgtgtttccctcagttttagtttgtaacccgtatttgCTTTTTTTCccaatcgatttataaatttcgaaccacggtaaactactgttactttattaattatatttgctTTCCCTTTATACCTGATTTTGATATACTCATACATTGTAGTCAATATATTGGAATTGTTTTAGACTGTCATATAATTCAGGGGTTTTGCAAGCTATGAAACCATGTTTATtctaacattttctacataaggaaatgcatgtTCTGAATGAGGAATATGACTGCTGATTTctattcgtttgacgtgtttgcaCTTTGATTTTGCCGTTTTATAAAAggactttgcgttttgaattttctatggatgtatttttgtcattttacttttacttATATCACAGGCGAGCTGTACAGACCCTGGTGCTTACCTTGCTAACTTCGAAACTATCGAAGAAGCCATGATCATGAAATTGTTCCTTCAGAAGCGGAATTCAGGTAATTATCTCTCAAAATATTTGCAGAAATTattgtttacttacaatttaagaATTATCGATGGGAAACTATACTGTCGTTTTGATTATGAAGACAAtcttattaattttgtttaacaTTCATAAGAACAATACCTGTGCTACTTTTACTGTAccagatataatataaaaaaaggaaatgacTTAAAATTCTATGTGAGACACCTTTTTATCCATGTTCAAATTGCGAtgaatatttttgacaatttaatGTCTCCCCAGTAATGCTCGAGGACAAAATATTAACAATAGGTACAAACACTGAGGAGCTTACCAAACTAAAAAATACTTAATAACTTTTAATAAGGCTGCttaaaaaaatcagaactatgttaataaaaatataatcgTGGATGTTTAAAATCTTACGACAAAATAATTCAGTATCTGTATTGTTAATACAAAACTCTAGCAGACGGTTATAGTCTGCTAAACTTCACAAATGTATGTTCTAGCTCATCCACATTCAAACATATCTGCGTGTATAACAATGTATAAGCCAAGACAATTTTGATTCTCAGTACTTTAGtgtaaaatgaaacattattgtTTAAAAGTTAAGGTGTACGTGCCCGTTGTCAATAAAATCAACAATGTCGTCATATGTGAAATAGCGACAAACAGATTATTATTGTTTAAGCGAGAAAATTCAATTTCGTTGAGATGAtgaacgataatctataaatgcACTATACTATCAAGTAAGATGTAAAATACAGTTTGACACGCAGGCAGCaggattttaattgttttacagtgtctcGAAGACATGTTCTCTTAAAAAAGAAAGAATCCACATAGTTTTgtgatattttaaacaaaataattacttcgttttacatgttttagtagttgaattttataaaatgtttttaaaggttTTTGTTGCTACTTTTGATCTCTTCCAAACGCTCCGATTGATTAACAAAGCACCAATGATTACATTGTAACAAAATTCATACGTCATTGAATATTAATTATGAAGATGATTTCCTCACAGGTATTCACTACTACGTTGGTGGACGTAATATCAATAGATACCTACCAAATGGCGATTGGAGATGGATAAAACACGGAGAAGCAACACAGATGACTTATTTTGCCTTTGCATTTAATCAGGGACCCGATAGTAAACTTGATAGTGAAAACGACTGCATGTTCTTCTACGCTAGACATAGATACAAGTTCCATGATAATGGATGTGACAGTGGAAAATACCTAGGAGGTTATATTTGTGAAATTTGACATGTGTTATATCAATTTGTTAAGATATAAATGAAtagcaaaaaaatgaaattatatttttatttgttttcttcagaAAAATGTGAATCTGTTGAACgtacatgatataaaaaaagtatcaaaaggcGTTGAAAAGATATAACAACTTAAAGACACATGATaacaaacaatacatttttttttcctttctttgcGTATTGTTATTTTCCTTGATTGCGATATTATGTTGAGCTTTTTTTTAGTGTCTATTTTTTCAGTTATTTGAATTGCAAAGGGGAAATTCTTTATTAGTTACAAACTTACATGCATTAATTGTAGGAACATCTAAGACATAAAACACTCTTATAAATATCTTTTTGGAGATACATAACTTACCCGATATGAGAGCCCATGCCGTTTCAACATTgacacaaactaaaaaaaagCATCAACATACTATCAATATGCATGCATTGTCGTTGCGTTATCGTCTACGCAATACGGAAATGGCATCGAATAATTTATGTGAATTAAGTAGAAATAATTTAAAGTATTATTGTTATAGAACGCTTATCGAACATAATACAGTAACTttcttgtttataaaaaaaacctcaatTGGAATAaggtaattttgttttttattaacctGGGTACTTTTGAGTTGCTTTACACCACACGATGCAATAGATTTCAATAACAGGCGTAGAGATTTGAGGAGTAAGTAAATAGTATCTGATCACTAACAAAACAAACGCATAGGGGACAATacctttttcatttataaaaagaGGTCACTGCACTATTTCCAGCTCTAAGTTACCATATTTACAAAAGTAATGAAGGAATGAAGGAATAAACGGATATGATCAAATATCAGCTATCAATTAAGACTTTTCGTGTACTGATAACAAAAACAAACGGGAACAACTGAACATAAACCTTCATGAGTTTGGACATGCATAATATAATGTGACGCACATTTAAAAGCTGCCGTTTATAATTCTCGGTATTTTATTCATCAAAAGTAAGCTACCAAAGTGTCAAATGAATTGTAAAGCTACAATATAGACAATCGATATATACCGAAACAGAAAACCCTTAATAATTCTATTTGTTTTGAAGATGTTGATTAAACTTATCTTTCTTAAAATACTACCTGTTAAAATGAACAGCCGGGTCTTTGGTACACTACATAGCAAAGGCATGATCTAGATTaaagaaaatgttataaaaatgagtttaaacatgtttttacaTGTACATCGTAACATATTCGTACATGTTAAGCTCCATTGTTAAGGCTTCTATATATCTTTCTAAACGAAAACAAAATTCAGGTCACATACttaaaccgaaggaaacacataaactataagagGAATACCACggaacatattcctgacttgggaaaaTAGGGGTTGATCATGGTTTAAAGTCTGGCCAAATTTCTCGCTTATATGGCAATGATAAAATTACCACTAAAATGGCAAAATAATGTGACAGGTAAACAGTACAAAAAAACGCATGAACACACaggacagaaaaatattaaatagtataatataataatacataacaACATGTTTAACACAAAATAACTATCGACAACTCCCATGAATACGACAGTACACTTGGACACCACGATATTATTAAAAACCGATTGATACACGAATATACATTAAGAACATTAGGAAttaatacactcatcatagataccaggattaaattttatatttacgccagacgcgcgtttcttgtACAAaaaactcaccagtgacgctcgaatccaaaaatgttaaaaaggccaaataaagaacgaagttgaagagcattaaggaccaacaCTCCTTGGTATGTTCCTTGGTATGCTGAAATGTTTCTGTCCGAGAGAATGGTTGGTTTTCGTTCTCCTGAcctattcattttcattttagctTTGTGAATAGATGTTAGAAATTAAGTTCAGCTTTTTTAGCATGTATGTACACATCTTCATTACTTGTGTAAAAAGACGGTAATTTTCGTTACGCATTTTACTTGACGGTGGTGAAACAGTTTTAACTAAAACCCTGGACTAAATTTTAATCTGTTCttataatatttaaacatatatttattgatattcgTTTTTTATTGGCTAAACAATGACATTATGCAGGTTCTGTGACTTAATTTGATTTGTGTGAATTACATGAAGTTGACTTTTGACGTATTGAAATGAATATTCCtgcataataaattatttttcgaAAATTGAATATCCAAAATAATGCACACCAGCCTGGTTTTAAATTTAGATGATCATCTTTATAATATTTCTGTAcagaaacaatttaaacaatagaCCATTGATATTCATTGTACATAACTCTAAAGATATGTGTCTAtcatatttcttttctttcaacGTTAGAATAATATATAGTTAACAcgtttattttgttaacattgcACTGTAAAACAGAACTCTAATCAGAAATTAGATCCGACTTTAATAAGAAAATGTTATAAGGGTGTTGATAGGTCAATTTTACACGGATTATAAACGGTATTTGTTTAAATGCAGTTTAAAACTgttcaaattgaaaatatttctgaTTCTGTGTTTAATATGTGCATTGTCTAGTTTGTTTTACATAACTGAAATGAGTGACTTACATATTtcctttttaataataattttatttgcaaaaatacacccatatgggtcaagcaaacacaaatacaacatttaatacagacagtgaagaattacaaatataaacataaaaaaaaaaacatagtaataAATGGTAATTAATGTAGCCTTTGATGAACATGGACCTCATTTTCGCAATTCTAATGATTGCTTTATAAAGTCACCAATTTCTGTCAAATGCTCAGATTTaggatttaaaagttgttttagctttaaaagtggttgataatttgtaaaatcaggatttaaattattaatctttaaaaataagcaatCTCTTAAGGTTGAGTTTAGTTTGCAGTATAGTAAAAAATGGTAttcatcatcaattttattacaaaatttacataaccTTTGATCtctgggtacatttttatatcttCCCATTTCAACTTCTAGGTTATGGTCACTAACccttaatttagaaattaattgtctggttttaaaatttgattcttttaataaataattttcaatttttatctcagTTTTTATTTGACCATATAGAAATAATTTCGAACTGTCTGTTATAGAAGAAAGTTTATTCAAgactttttttgtataaaattcatgTGATACCTGTTTAAACTTCATCTTTAaggaatatttaattttattgtattgtttatcaCAAGTTTCAAAATCTTTAGCATTTAATGCAAATCGTATATAAAATTGCTTCAACGTAGTTTCcttattatttctaaattaatctTAAATGGTATTGCTACAACGTACTTTCAATATCATTTGTAGATAAATGTTTATCAATCATGTGTTTGTTAATCTCTTCTCTGTTCTTTATAAgtatatgttttatttcaatacGATAACCATATCAAGCGATATTCAATTCTCCAGATTGTTATACCAAATTCCATAACAGTAAGCATTTTGATTGTTTAGATGAAATGCTCTCACTTTTGCAAGCTTCATTTCAAATATAAGTCTattacaaatattttactttataaaCTTGAACTTGTATAAATATGAGACCTTTCTAAACTTTGTGTTTGCTAACGATGGTGGAACCAATAGATCAGTACaccattcctgatgaaggtattTTCCTTCACATTAAATTGCGGGAggtttaaaaaaagatgtgacCTATAATCAAGAAAAAGGGAAAATGTGCTTGTGCGGCTTAAACCTGTAATGAATAAAGGCACCGCCGTTTTCAGTCCGAATATTTTAGAGAATGAGTCAGTATAGTTAAAATGTTACCGGCTGCGGCAAAGTTTATAAAGTGAATGATGAAATTAACGGATACCAATTtgacatcaaataaaaaagatgtgctaacaatgaaataaatataattccaCATCATTGCAATCTTGAAATCTGTTTTATTGTATATGAATTCATCATTTATGAATGTGTGTGGTTGCGAATACGGTTGAATTTGCTACCCAACATAGATTTGAGTCGTACATATGTATGTGATTGTGAAAAACAAAGCTTCGTTGACAGTAAGACATTTTACCTTTTAATAGTAGGCCAACCTTACACAACGAACAGCTAATGAAATAACAGTAATTGTATTGCACTTTCATAGACCGACACCGTTCTCAAGtttatttatgatgtttgtatCACTTATCTATGTCACTTTTCTCATTCAGTGATAAACGTGAAACGTATCGTTGTGTAGAGAATGTACAACATACCACACTTATGTACTTGTAATAATATTGCGTGCTCTACCGGGGTTAATGAATTTGACTTGTACTTGTATCACTGACGTTTAAAAGGTTGACCCAAAGTTTACAATTCCTTCTTCAGGTTAGCCCATTTACCGATTtattatcatgtacatcttttatATCAAAATGTTTCACACAATAATGCATTATAAATGTGTAGCAACCTTATAATCGGTACTCCCATGTAAACATCGGTAAACATCTAGCATAGTAGACAACGAATTACAATTTTCATTGTGGTTTTTGCTATCAAGCTAAAATTTCAATCGATCAAAATAGAACCATGTATGTCCCAAAACATTTTGTTGTCATCTTTAAGATAAAATTACCAAACCTCGAAGAGCAATCAAATTAAAGAGTCAAATAACTGTCATGATCCTTAAACATTTACTCGCGTGTAAATTGGTGGGTTGTGCGTATTCATATTTGACCGTCAACAGATTATAACTGCATAAACGTTTCACTCGTTAATATTGAGTTATTTATCTTACCAGATAATAAGTAAAAAACAGAAATATCCTTGAATCAGTGCATTAATCTTACTAAGCATGCATGTCATTCGTTTTGATAATTTTGAGATTTTATGATCTAATTTGTAGTTATTCTTAGTAATTAGcacattttttcaaaaagttaATATTATACTAGTAACTAAATAAAGTGCACCTGTTTGGTTTATAATCTAAATGCTACCTTCGTATTGTTTACAGGAACGATTTAGAAATAGAGCAAGGATATGCATTGTTAGTCATATTGGAtaactttcaaaacaaaatatttattgttcctagttttaaatttgtgttttacaATTTCATTGATGAACTTGATGATCTTATTCAGAAggatcatatttatttttgtcaacGTGATAATGAATATAGAGTACACATGTCTATTTTTATATTAGTGTTGCTCTGCTAAACTACCTTTAACAAAACAAGTTAACTTCAGTTTAAAACGGTTATAACGCAATTTGATACGGTTTCTATACAGTAATCATTCAGAAAATGAACATAAAATATGCATTGTatatacaatttcttttaaaataaaactgcTAGTATTAGCAATGTCATAGTTggatataattattatattaatgTTGTTATCACACCAGACCAgtaccattacaccatatacTCTGTTTAACTTATCAAAAAGAATGAGCGTTCCAATTGCAGTTGAAAGACAATTTAATACACTACAAAGCGGAAAAGTCTGAATTGTCCTATAGCTGGTATATCGCTCGATccatatatattttagaaggttatATATTGCCTGTGAAAATCAACTCGCTGATTCCGATTGCCTCAAATTTCACgactaaacataaaaatattatcGATTTGACTCTGTGTATGACATCTattagacgcgcgtttcgtttctacataaaactcatcagtgacgctcagatcaaaagagTTTTCAAGccaaaaaaagattaaaagttttgttacaggaatttttttaaaatgaccctATAAGTGATATTCaggtcaacaccgaagtgctgactactggttaAACCTTTCAAACGGTAAAAACCAATGATCCAGTGTATATAAAAAGGTTCCTGAATTAGAACAGGTGCAAAAAAATTCAACGGgtttaacattttaatagttACCAAACGTTatccttacctgaaacaatagtgtaacattacaacttAGACATACACGCAATGAAACCGGATACAATCgtaaaaaaatagaataataatacaaatataataaattcatatttcatttcttaaaaatGATAACACCAAAAAAGCTTCTCCTTAAttaagcaatacgacgggtgcagTGTGTAGTGCAATATCTGCTTATCCTTCTTTGTGCATTTGATATTGGACAGCAACATGTGAGAGATAATCAGACCAGAAAACCCTCTTATTTAGTTTTGAAGCAGGCATGTGAACGTATGGATAACCGAGTAGAGATTGAAAAGTAATCGAATGCATCTGTGTGGTGTAGTTGGTCtgtgataaaaaataaattaatctcaGTGATCACGCAGCAATCAGGCATTGGTCAAAGTAAAGTGAACCACAAATGAAACAGGATACGATTGGTCTGAAAGTGATTGGATTCTTTACTCGTCTAATCCGATCTCTTCTCGAGTCAACTATCAATCCAaatcataattttataaaagtaaacaattataggtcactgtacggcctacAACACAAAGCCTAGGCTcccaccgaacagtaagctataaagatcccaaacattactagtgtaaaaccattcaaacgagaaaaacaattatataattcGTATTCGCTGGtatttgccttttttttcttCACAGTATGACTTTCAATACACCTGCATGATATTATGCTACATTTCAAGTGTtgcaaatttaatttaaaaaaaagttaatttagaTCAACCTGATTGGAAAAAATGTACTCCTATAAAATTGAAGGTGGGCATGCAGAATGACAATCAATATTACTCATCTTCAGTATTAATGATGTTTTGTCTAGAAAAAATCGTAAACATTTACAAGTTTCAAATGACCTTTGAAATATAATAACATGATCAGTTAAAATGCAacacttttttttgtttattcgTGATCAAGATTCTTATAAAGAGAGTTCCTTGTCAAATAAATGTTCTTATTCATTAAAAGAAAACAGTTAATGTTGTTGCGGCGTTTTATTAAAATCTATagattttttgataatttgtcaaaattaagTTTTAAGCTTCGATGTCAAAAAGGTTAATGTAATCATTCAAAAGTAAGCCAACGTACCATTTCTTAGACAGACATGCCAGATCAATGCACTGTTCGTATCACTTATTTTCATCACTTTCTGACCATAAATTAACAAGCTCTATTTTGTCTAAGCACACAACTAGAAAGTATACACGGCATACCGATCATCGTATCTTTAATATTATCATAGTCAGGTTGTCAATAATAATGGAGTATAAATGTGCAAAAAAAGAACGAATGTTCGATTCTTATAACTGATTATCTAACTAAGGAACTATACACAGTGTATCGTGTTTTCCTAACAATTAAACCGGAACATTGTTATATTACTAACCAATGACGCTTTActcaatttatgtttatttatatttgacCTTTTCAAATTCAAACTGCAAAAAGGTtctacttttatatatttaattaaatctTTACTCTTACCAGATATtcagtagatataagaagaaaaTTGAAATGCTATCTACATAATTTGGCTATACAGTAAcgatcagaaaataatcaataagcTGCATTGAATGAAtttaaagatatttgttttacaagttTATTATAAGACcgtatttcattattttcaatgttaaaataatatatacacaATGCTATAGTAAACACGTTTtcataacaataaaaacagatcttcaacaaaaacaaaaaaaatcaaattataatgtGTCTAAAGAATTGACGCAAACGTCTAATTATAGAAGTTAAAAGTCAATTTGACATGAGGTTGTATTTCGGAAAATAGATCAAGGACATGATTTGTCAATacgatttaaaaatatattcaaatgatCCGGTTTTGTTGAAAATGTTGAGACAATTATAATGtatcttatttcatttttaaggCAACATTAAATTAAAATGTATGCTCTATTATTCGGTTTAgattattttaatgttaaattatatGCAGTAATGTTATATTATAAAGGGAATTTGAATAGTTGTCTTTAGGCGTAATTCCACCAAATGATAGTACTTCACATATGGTTGTATACGAAAAAGGGTTGACAAcaatatttctttgcattttatagTTGTAGGAAATAAATCCTACATTGCATTGCATAGCAGTAAAAAAAAGTCATCAAAATATATCAATCTTGTGTTTTACATAGTTTACTTAGCAAACAGGGACTGCAATTTTGAATAGCTGACTTCccgtgatggttattttcttatatgcaatacaATTGTGAAATTTAGCCTTAAGCACTGGACAGAATAAAACTGTAGTCATGTCAAGTGTTTCTTCATTTAAAACACAGGTGattctgtacaatttttttgaaaagtgcaaatttaccAGAatctaataggagaaaaaaaatcatttatggtGGAATTACACCTATTATGGGGGGAGGGGTGTACATGCACCAAACCAATGCAAACGTACTTCTACCATTGTATCTATTGCGGGTCAAAGAAAAGACGGAAAGACAACAGATCTTTTCGTAAACTTCCCTTTACCAAAAAAAATCTCGATGACGTCAACtaaggcaatatccttcatcataaattagttcaatcggaAACACCTCCCTATTTTAAAGAACTTGCAAGTTGGTgaaagtttgttttaattattgcccgaaaacgaaaaaaaaacccggtaatttaaaagagaaaaaaagggaGGGACAATTTGACACACAAATTCTTTAAAaagcaaatataaatattttatataggttttccttttgaaattgaaagtaagaACAAGTTAAGTTAAGCTCAAAAATTGGATGTCGTTTTTTTatgggttacatatttgtttgtcgttcatttttttatataaataagaccgctGGGTTTCTCgtttcgaattgttttacattgtcattttgggaccttttatagctgactatgcggtatgggctttgcacagTGTTGAAGGcgatatggtgacctataattgttaatttctgtgtcattttagtctcttgtggagcgTTGTCTCAATGCCAGGAAATTAGTCAATTTTATAcgcctttgtgacgtcatgtgTCATATAGAAGGCACGCCTGTATCATATGTATCCCTGCTCCATGAAAGTTTCATAAACTTCTAGAATTATCTTTCGGCAGggtaaattgagaatggaaatagggaatatatcaaagagataACAGCCGAATGCCACAAATTGGTCTTCAACGAGAGAAAAAGCAGCACCCGAAGGTAGGCCTTAAGGTCCGTAAATACAAAAAAGTACTATTTCAtttaaagtaaaactttggttttagttaatatcattcgtgcgtttaggggcatcgtcacttccgtttCCATCTTGAGCAAGGGGTTGGAAAAATTTAATGCtttatttcagaaatatttcGGTAAATTGAATTCTCATAACTAACAACCATCCTTGCTTTCATCGTGTGACCTACGGAACACAATATTTTAGTTTATCCTACACACTGAGGATCACTAAGACGTTTCATGAACTTTTATAATGCAGGGATACAGACAATCATCTCTATCTATCAAATGCTGTCATAAATGCGCGCATAATTGGCGACTTTTTGCCGGTGTAGGAAAAACTCGACAGTGGTCTGATTTCATAGCAGATCTTAAATAACCAGTTTACCTGTATTTATACGTATCTGTGAGCGATTTAGAACATTCCTTGCACAATTTGACGACCTAAGGTGTTTGTAAATTATTTGTTAATAAATTCGCGTTCGACGTTTCATATTTCATTCAAGCCAATCGAATCTTAGATACATCACTCAGGTGAACTTAGAGGTTCGAGAGAAAACAACATATATTGACACTCAATGAAAAAAACGAAAACCAACATTCGACAAAAATATAAGGTTAAAACTGAACAAGGTCAAACAATGTGGAACGTACTGGAGGATGACAAATAATACACAAgtataataaaagtttaattaatcttatatttttctacatt includes:
- the LOC139502435 gene encoding uncharacterized protein is translated as MSALHSDVWLFYCLMSAICGADGETNVHIPLLNNKATGPLYAEFNMSNLNQQLREIFNQEVIQNTVNVSCEKPYEKIGKGCYSIKDDNVSGDAAFASCTDPGAYLANFETIEEAMIMKLFLQKRNSGIHYYVGGRNINRYLPNGDWRWIKHGEATQMTYFAFAFNQGPDSKLDSENDCMFFYARHRYKFHDNGCDSGKYLGGYICEI